ATAATCATTGACAGTAATCTCGGAATTTTGTCCACGGTGAAAGGGCCGATATTTTTGTACTCCTTTAATTATAATCGATGGCTGGAGTAGTGATTTTATTCTCTGTCTTTCGCAGTGTTGAAAGGGAATCCTGCTCCAGTGCATTCTCGACCAACGTTCACCGATGATCCAACGGACACCAAGGAAGATAGCGATGGTCAGTATTTTTGTATATGCATCGCTCAAAATCATCAGGGTGTTAAATTAGGGATCTATTAAATTTGACgtagttaaccctttgaccctACGATTTACTGTAGGATCGTGAATATCGTAATCAGgtataaaattcctttcgcccttttaatgtaataaaatttttagcaAATGATTGTTTGACGGATAGACGATCCGTGTTGGAAGACGAGAGACAACATTCTCAAGAGAAGTTCTATGTACCTGAATGTACTCCCGATGGAAGGTATCACCGAGTGCAATGTTACTCTGGTTACTGTTGGTGCGTCTATCAAGATACCGGCAAGCCAATTCCTGGAACATCTTCTAAAGACCGCACTCCAAATTGTAATCCAGTACCTACCCCTAGCAGACCCATGAAGGGTAACTAAACGATACGATATCTAAGCTTTCCGACTTTTTAGCTGGTGCATCCCCTTcaaaaaagaagttttattTCAGGACTCGTAACAtataaacacaaatttttcgttatgtCTATTTTAATTAGTACGTAACTATGCCCCCTGTGCGAGCGCAAAATTTAAGCGATGCATTGTTACTGCGGTACTAGGTTGTCCAGAGCAAAAGAAACAACTGTTTCTGCGCGATTTAATGGATTTAATGCAAAAGAAGATGAAGGCTTCCAGTACAGACTCCGAAGAAACAACAGCTAAGTGGCAAGCTTCTAAAGAGGAACAAACAGCGACTTGGCACTTCGTTATGCTCGATAAGAACAAGAACAAGGCATGTATAGCTCTTTTTAAAGAAGCTAAAAATTGCGTAACATCATCCAGTATAATGATTCGTAACCACCATACTGCAGCACATATTCGTAATCCAGCAAGTCTAAGTCGGGAAATATATGTGCTATTTTTATTCAGGTtctggaaagaaaagaatggaaaagTTTCCGTACAATGGTGGCAAGCAATAGACAGCTTCAGAGATGTGGCAAAAGATTACCCCGATACTGTGATATTAACAATGACAGAAGGATCAGTATGACTGAGTGGCTCAGTTGTTTAAACGCGCAACGGCCAACGccatgtaattatttttgaaatgtttctctgaaaattgcaaaacatatatttacgATTGTGTTTCAGCTGACAGCACGGAGAAAGCGTCTACGAGTAAACCGAAGAGAATGGGTCCGAATCCATTGGATCAGCTTCTTAAAAACGACGACgattagaaatatatagaTATGTGATATAATTAATGTGTGTTCGTCATTTCATCGATATGTCACAGTGATCATTCATTTAATACGCTGATCGTAACACGAGCAATGGAACTTTCACGAGAAAGCCAGTTACTGttaacagaattttatttgtatttttatatccgGTGATGAATACCACTGTCacgtcatttattttaatcaccTCACAGATTGATAATACGATAGTGTATTTTAGCATAATAACGATATAGTTTTAAGGATAAGAATAACAAAGTATTACGGGCATACGATCGTGtacatattaaatatcttcttCTCGGTGCTACGCGCAACGCTGCTTTTTCATGACCACGATAACGCGAACGCGAAATTATGTGAACAATCGCTGAATACTATTGAACTCGCTAATTGTCTTTCGTTGCATGAGTACTActcaaaattgtttactttaaGCTTAGTAAATTTAGGCTCGCACGTGtttaagatttcttttataattattaacactATCGACCTTGAGACAATTgtacaattgaaatttgtttattaaaataaatcttgttttGACATAAAACAATTAAGGAACCGACATTTCTGGGGAAGTAAGGTATAAATCAGGAGACTGCTTCcgtttgtataaaatttatatatatatatatatgtatgtatatatatacatatatgtccATAAAGAAATCGTACATCTTATTTTCATAAGTCAGACATTTAATGTTAACTTAAAGTAATAACGTTACTGTTGCCGTTGTTGTTAAACATTACATTATTCACAATTCTAAGAAATAAAGAACAGAAGATACATTCATCTGAACGGAACATGCTAGAATACACGATCTTGGTAACCACTGTCAGTCATACTAGAGCTAGGTTTTGCTGGTCCCCCAGGTACTTGATGATGTGGCTGACGTATATGGCCAGGACGTCTTGGTGGAGCTAAGTACTCGAACATACTCTGCGTATGTTGTGCCAACATTTTACTAAGATCGCAAGGCATCGGATCGGTCCAGAAAAAATCATGATTCAATGCAGAATCCGAATCATATCTTTTAGACGGATCaagaattaatagtttatcTAACAAGTCGCACGCATAAGGATCCTTTAAATACGGCTTTAATCTGTCTTTGAcctataaaaaaagtatttgttttTGATTATCTAGTCTATAGATATATATTGCGTGCCTTCTGTATGTATTTACCTTTCGTTTTTGACCTTTAGGTAaatccattttattaaatagctCTAAATTCTCCACTCCAGGCCACACCTCTGTCGTTATAGAACCACATAACTGAGAAATTAATATGAGTTGCTGCTGTTCTGTATTTCCTTGCATTATTGGCGACctatgaaacagaaaaattaaaaaaggtaTTCCTTCCATACAActaagtttttaaaaaattgctaaGTATATACACCTAGTCCACATTTCAGCCATTATGCATCCTGCACCCCACAAATCCACGGGAGGACCATAGTTTCTATCACCAAGCAAAAGTTCTGGTGGGCGATACCAGAGAGTAACAACTCTATTCGTATAACGATTTGGTTgaccatttttatttgcacTAAATGCGCGAGCCAACCCGAAGTCAGCTAATTTTAGTATaccattttttgttattaaaacatttgcaGCCTTCATATCTCTATGCAAaatctataatataaaagttattGTGCTAGTTGCATTCTCATAAAGTatagtatttttttactaATCACACAATTTATCTATGCTTACCTTATTACtatgaatataataaagtcCATTTAACAACTGTTgcataacttttttaatttctcctaAGCTAAATTTAACGTTTACATTTGATAGTAAACCTGCCAAATCATGCTCacaaaaatcaaatacaaGATAGAATGTAGAACGATAACGATTGTATTGAGTTGctagaaaaaaattctcaacgTTAACTATTCCATATtttcataagaaaatattgtttcaaaacATATGTTTGCTTACCTCGTGttctacatatttctattaaatttactaCATTTTCGTGCTTTAGTAACTGCAATATCCTTATTTCTCTTAAAGCAGTTATAGGAAACTGTAagagaaaagtaattaatgtCACGTTGCAGTTTATTAGAATGATAATTCAAATCCTGCAAATACAAGactgaatataatttatatattttattacaatgcAAGTATGAAAgtttgttcaaaataaaataagaagataACAAGTTACTGACTTtgcttaaataatttatgtaaacagGTAGATGATATGGacaaaaatggaaaatcatcattcgataaattaatgctCATAATATGCAAAGAACTTACAggaatatatacaaatttccgaaacaatttttttaagattttgAAGGATGACTATCCACTTAgcaatcaaatatttcagtgGGTACTTACCCCCTCCTTTTCATTATCcattaatacttttttcatagctacaaatttttttgtacagtTCTTATCTCTAGCCTTGAACACCTCCCTACAGAGCAATcataattattggaaaaagagTGAAAAATTTTTACTCATACACGAGGCATAACATAAacatgaattaaaattttgtattgaacTTACCCGAAGGTGCCCTGACCAATTTTTGCAACCTTCTCATATTTCGAGGATTCGTCGCAATGAGGAAAATCGAAGTCCTCGATATacttctccttttcttttgtGTTCATCTTCGATATTCATCAGGTAAACACAATTCCCGCAATATAGCATCGTAGGCTAGAACTCATGACGTTCATTTCACGAAAGAGTTTGACGGAAACATTCTTGCACATAAcctcaaaacaaaaaattgatcaCGATCCGCGCGTCACCTGGTGTAGCCAGCCCGTAAGTTGTCTCACGCTTTCATATTGAGAACGATCGTCGCATATTTATGTGTTTCGAACAACAAACAAGTAAACGTTTGATATTGTCGTACCGTTAATATCCGTCGAATTTTGTAACAAACGTGTCCAACAAAATGCGCGAGAAGATTTCGTCTTACAACAACGCGTAATCATGATATAACCGGACCGGTGTTCAAGAACCGAAATAATGCGAGGtacgtacatacgtatatgtacCAAGTGcgatcaataaattattgagaaagtcttatcaaaattatatcgAAGATGTTCTAATGCCATAcaacaatttatacaaaaataattccgtCATTCTGTAATTTCCTCGAAGTAAATTCACTCTGTCAAAACGTATTAACTTTACGCATATTAACTGTTATCCAAAACCGAAACCGTACTTGGTTTTTATGCAGAAAGATGCGTTGAATGACAGTCAGCAAGGTGTGTTCGATCAGTGCTTTTCAAATGTCAAAAAACTATGATTGATGACAGTACGCTCTCTTTCTTATTTCGTTTATCAGAATAGCAAAACCCATAATGTTAATCAAATATTGGGTATCGTTTACTTGGCGTAATATCTCTTACTAACTGTGGATTCTTCCTTGAAATTGTCCTAAACTTGTACGTGGTTGATTTTGGATCTCGTATTTTAAATTCgcaaaattttcgaatttccatttcgattatttgtagtgatatttcattcataaacTTATGTATACTTGCGCATTGAATTTAAGGTTAAACATAATAAAGTGGCATGCTGCATGCTTTCACCAAATATCCAACACGTTTTCGATGTTCTAAAAAcgatattatgtaatatttcttcGTTGAGTacataattctttattttgcaACGATGAACGGTTCGTGTAAATAATTGGAATCgttgtttagatattaaagATACTCTATAAGGAATAGTAATTGTCATGCAAGGAGTACTACTATATTGACCTTGAAATTCTTATGTACTTCGTCAGCAATGCATACATTGAAAAGAgaatcgttaattttctttacgtTTATTATTGATTCActgttaattttgaataaatattaagttaCTACATCCTAAAAATTTATGtctacatataaaaataaatttatgaagatatgtagttttgtaacttcctttttttctttaagtttcaacattttatagAATGTGTCATATGtgtcaatttcaatttttatattcattgtaAGTTTTTACTTTATCTGTTAAAGGTGGACAAGTATGAAACATTAAACATGCCTCATGGCTGGAGGCAGGAGCAACAACAAGCGAAGTGGAAATTTAGACAGGACATGTCAATGGCTTCGTTGCCATCAGCTGTATGCTTCTGTCGTGCCTGAGCTTCCTTCaagtgaaacatttaaaaggtACCAAAAAGCAGAGAAGAACCGCATTGTTGCAAAAACTCTAAGTGatctacaaaataatattttaaggtaaagtaataattttgtactatcatgttcaaaaaataaagaaattattaagtatTACATTTAAGATTTAATTTGGTTAAAATTACCATGAAgccaaaaaatattttgttaagaaTTAGTTATATCATTTGGAAAATAGTTCATTACCAAATAAACATAAGTTAcagataattatttacaatagaaCCAATTTCACAGATGTCAACAGCCTTGTAGTATATTGAAAGGAGTATATCACTGAGTGTTTTAGagtaaaaaagattaaataatgatgaataaattaagttcaaaatacattaaaattacttattatttttcactttatgtatttaattaagcaCCCTTATATTCACATGAATTACAAACTCATACTCATaactcaaaatttttaataattttacattgaaaACTAAGAATGagtgataattaattttaacttcagaAAATTCAGTGATATATCCTCTTTAACATACTTCAAGGCTACTGAATTGGATGAGGTCAATaccattataaataattatcaaattgTATTCAACCTAACAATATAATCATTTCTATACATTCATGCATGATGTATCTAAAGTGTCAGTGAATTGCTCTTAGTCATGTAATGTGATTTGTATAACTAATGtgtataatattgaatatcaAAGCGATTGGCatatattgtacaaaattaataaatatctgaCATTCCTAATGCAAAACTATTCGTAGCAAcctaaaaattattaaggatcttttctattttatttcattatataataattgttgcaTCTGTTTGAACTTGTCTTTATAATTATCTTTAAATTGTATCCAATGAGAATGTGTGTATAAAGCCATTATGTGTACAAAATATAAGTTCTTAAATACATAACTGAATAGAGTGttttattgtagaatatttacgGGCTCCTTGTATTGTGATCTTAACATAATACATGGATATAATGTAATACGAACAAACCAgtgtattattaaaacaagagCCCCACATTTTTATAAGGTCCTCAAgtcttattttgtatacactAACAATCACATTGATTGCATCCTTGATAATCCAGGAATTTTTCATCACATTGAAGGCTTTGTGAGGTATCGCCATATCGTCAATCATATATCTAGTACTTGTTACTGGAATACTGTGAATTCTACTTGCATGGACTGTTCTTTAATTTGGGAATATTTgtgtaaagtatatttatttcatttttaaccaaACGTAGTGGTTAAACAAAATAACTCAAAATTTGCCTaagttaacattttaaaagtttcatatATTCCTTTTACACAAATCTAAACGTATTTATTTGCAtgcattttgtacaaattatgtattacaagtttttctttaataaaatactatgtACTTTGTTGAACctgttcaaaaattatttattttcgttttttgttATAGTACACTATCAAATAAATCGatgtttaatatataacaTGTAGAAATTGttcttaaataattgtatataatattttactgttAGTAGGGTAAATACaatgaaactattttttctGCAAATTCTATTACTTGTATTCagctacaatttttgtttaatatttccatattCACGTTTGTATTATTCAGTATACACTTCTTTGACcatcaatataaattatagcAACCAGCATGTTACAGTATTTCATTTGTCACTCCTACTGTAAACATTATAGAATGCACATGATagaataattcatatattagATATCTTTACCTTTTccttattttatgtatgttctAACAACACTACATGCTTTTTTTCAGGCTTTTATATAGCAATTCAAACTGCTCACAAGAAGAACAACTATTGGTAGCCATTATTTTGAATGTTACTCGCCAATCAAGATTTGTGAATGCATCCTGTGTTGATACTATTTCCAACATCAATAAAAggttacaattaaaatattttgaaatttattttactttatcttcaatttatattcataaatatttatctttatgtCAAAGATATGCCAATTGTACAACAACAGACTGCAATTCAACAACTGGCACTAAAAGTGCGAGAAATGTGAGAGAGTATGCCACAGTGGATTTAAGTCCCACTTTATCCGATATGGCTGATTCTGGTTTAGAAACTGGTTCTGTAAGTCCACACGAAAATACAACGTCCGAGAATTCGAGTACTGATTTTGAGGAATTGCAAGTCACAGGGTATACCTCTCCGAACGATGATTTTGATAAAGTACGTGTTAGACGCGTAAATAATAAGGATCAGAAAGTAGTAGACGCAGAGCGCTATGATTCAGCGAATAACTATAGTAGCACATGCCATATAAAGGATTTGGTAGAATCAGGATTGATGGAATGTACTTCGAACGAACATAGCGCAACGTGTTCTTCTGTCGATGCAGAACAACCGCAACTAGATTCCTCTAGTTCATCCACAGATAATGCTCAAAAGGCGAAATTACACAcggatgaaatttttcaatacgaAAACCACGTACTTAGCGATCCATTTTATGAGTCAGATTGCGGTAGCGACGAAAACGAGTCGTTTGAGTTTATTGATCTCGGTAACGCATCTTCTGTGAGCACCGATGTAGACAAGGAATCCGCAAAGGGGGAATCCACGGAAAAGCAGCAAGATGAAAAGTTACGCCATTCCAGTTATTCTCAACGTGAAAATGCACAATCGGAAAATGTAAGACTTGAAGTGTCTTTCAATATACCGAAACAAAAAAGTTCCTCTAATGcaagcaattattattttatcgatgcATCGACTCTCAATGACGAAGTAGAAGTTTTAGCTTCGAGTGTAACTAACAATCAGTGCTTTGATGGCAAGCCACAATCGTATACCTGTTATTCTTCTGAATATGTCGCAAGTAGTTCTAATGACCTTGCGGACGATCAGTGTTATAAATTTACGTCTTTAAAAACTTCTAATTTACAAACAGGACACGAAAGAGTGGCAGAGTTCGAAAGAGAATTAAAACTTACAGAATATTTAGAACCGCTTACGGATACACGGAAGATAAGAAGAACTGATTCTACATCcgaggataaaataaatgtaaacgcAGAAACGAACAAAGAATCTTTGGTTGTAGAAATTAAAGAAGCAGACAGTGGCGAAAGCGCACACCCTTCTCCTTGTCCtgacaataataaaaatataaacaatgatcGACCTGTCATATCGCGAGTAACTAACGACAATGATACCAttgttaatgtaattaataaaacagaaacgaaCGACAAAGATACAAATTTAGTCGAAGATACTCGGAGACCTTCTCTCATTAGGAGAAATACATTTGAACTAGATCCTAATGACGAAAAGATATCAGTCTTAAGACAAGAGTATGAACGACGACAAGGTAATCTTGTGTTTAAAAATGCTATACCTCAATATTCAGGGCATCGCGTCGATGGTGATTCATGTTTTATTCCGCCAGATGAACCTCCAATTCCTGTAAGCACTGTAATGAACCAGTTTAATATAGATGTTCAAATTCCATCTAGTACTCAATATCATGCAATACCATATCTATCATTAGACAGTGGGAAGTATGAGATTAATCAGACACCgccagaaaataataattctctgCAAAGTGACAGTAAAACTGGTATAATTTATCCTGTAATGAAAAGTGCCAGTGAAGAGGTTATAGATTACCATGCAGAGCTGGAGGATGCGTCGACCAGTTGTAGTAACAGTTTGCCTGTTACGCTAAATTGCATTTTAGAAAAAGGTAATAGAACAGACACGCTAAAGAAGATTAAGTGTGACGAGAACACACCTATTATTTCTGGCGGTGTCAGCACTTCGGATTACTCTAAGCCTACCGATAGTCCTACTGTCCGTCGGAAGACTGAGTCAACACCTATCGTTTCGGGGGGTTCCGTTATTATGGGTGAACCTGAATCGAGAACAAAACCTGCAAGAATGGCTTCTTCTATGACTGCTTGGGTAGTTGATATGAGCGATTGCAACAAAACCGAAACCAAATCGACGAACAATTCCCATGTAGGCATGTCCCAAAGTTTTTCAACTTCCGAATGTGTCAAGAAACCTGTCAGAAAAACGAGTGTTCACGACAAACAGGGTAGTTTGGGTTTCTTTGTTAATCTAAAAGATATGGATCGCAAACCTGTTACACAGCAACAGCTGTGTACAGCAGAGAAGAAAGAACAGAATGGCAGTAGTAAATCTTATTGCGAATTTTACGTTGATATATCCAGTACAAATGCTGCGGCGAAAAATAAGAAACCGGAGACGGAAGAGACTACTCACAAATCTGAAAAGCCTATCGAAGGAGGtgacaagaaaaatattttctccatGTTTATCGATTTAAGTGATTCGTCTAAGAGCACGGGAAGTACTGTACAACCTACTCACAGGAGAAGTTTCTCTACATTTTGTGATAAACGAGTGGAAACAAAGTTGAACGATACTAATTCCAGCGAGAACAGTACAACAAGTAGGCCAGACCAATCGTCGAGCGATCAAAAATctactaaagaaaaagttaaacCAGTATTTATGTACATAGACTCCGATTCTCCGGTGGTAAGACGAAGAACTCTGTCTTCGTCTCGGCCAGCGTTTAAACGGCACTCCTGGAACGTCGATAAAACCCAAGGTGTTAATAACAATGGACACgttgcaaaagaaataatgttcAGAAAAGAGCACAAACGTGCGCATAGTCTCTCCGTAGATCGGGGCGACCTGAAGAAACTACAAGCGAAACAAAGTTCTTCGAATCATTCTTTAAGCGATGCAACAAAATCAGAATGTGCTAGTCAGAGAAATTCCAAACTTCTTCAGGAAGGAAACGGAGCCGTAAGTAACATGGACACATCTTCGGAAGATGCCTTCGAATACGATGTAAGAGATACACCTCCGAATTCTCACGTCGAAGTAATTAACGAGGAACTTCGCGTGAGTGTAAAAGAACACGAATATACGGAATTAAAAGCCGAACGAACTACGGAGAACCTTAACGCTACCGATGTTAAAGCGTACGAAGACGAATATTCGGAAACCTCCGCGTGGGAGAAAACGTGTACAGAGAGTACCGAAGGACAGACACGTAAAAGCGAAACGTTTGACATTAGTAGCGGTAGCGGACCATCTCCCGATAGCGATAATCACGATTACGAATTATCCGAGTTATTAAATGGTGAAGTGCCAAATATAGATCGAACCCAAGTAATTCCTGCTGTAGGTAATAAAATATCTGAAACTCATAAATCTTTGAACGAAACGatcaagaaaattgaaagcgAATTGAAAAGTCCAGACTATACGAAGCCAGAGGCAACGTATGACAATCATAACGCGAAACATAATGCAACGGCGAAGAAAAACGAGAGGACCATGGGACTTAATCTCAAAGCGACAACATCGAACTTTGTGCGATTGTCAGATCTGGATAAAACGCCTGTTGCATCTCATACGACGGATATGTTAACTATAAAAGAAGATAGAACTGCGTATCGTATGTGTAACAGTATTCCAGAAACTTCTTGGATCGAAAGTAAATTGGTTATGTCGAGAACGAATGGCTCTGTTAGGCCACTTCCTAGAAAATTCCCTTCTGTCATGAGCACTTCTCTACCGTCTAAGCAAAAGTCTCCTCTGGAAGACTTAACGGGAGAATATGATGGCGAAGGTATCATATCGGAATCTGATTTGAGCAGTATGCAGAGTAGCATGGGTCGTTCTGGGGCTGGTAAATAATCCATCATTTGTACTAggtgcttctttttttttttctcatttctatACTAATTCGTATCTTTTTCAGAAGGTAGTACAGAAGAAACTGAAACGTCGAGTTTAGCGGGAGCAAGACCGTATAATCGATTGGGAGAAGATTTGTTAAGAATGTTcttagaagaaattaatacagaCGTTACAATCGATGTAGCTGGTCGTCGTATAAGAGCGCACAAATGTATATTGAGTTCTCGTTGTCAATATTTTGCGGCGATTCTTAGCGGAGGATGGATCGAAAGTGCAGGGAATGTTATTTCTTTGCAAGGATATTCGTACGATGCGGTACATTTTGCATTGTGTCACATATACAGTGGCGAAAGTAACATACCAGATTCTATAAGTATAGTTGAATTGGCAACATTAGCTGATATGCTATGCTTGGAAGGGCTTAAAGAAGTTATTGGATATACGCTTAAAGTTAAATATTGTCATCTATTCCATAAGGTATTTACAGCGTCTgtatattattcgaaaatgcATTTTCCAATTAACGTAACTATTCACCTGTTGTCCATACATGTTGCAGCCTTGTCAAATATGCGCTGTTGGCGTATTGGAATGTATGCCCTTGGCAGCGGCTTATGGTCTCGACGAAGTGTACCGAAAATCTCTTCGATGGATTACCAGACATTTTGTACGAATATGGCCGTGTAAAGCATTCGCAACCCTTCCACGAGAACTCATGGAAAAATGTTACCACCAACATATTGTACACATGgtatgtgaaatttaatgtatcctttaattgattttcaaaGATGTCACATTTACTTTCTTTACTAGTCTACGGACAACGTACTTCAAACTATGATGGATTGCGACAAGCTCCTTGCAACCTTGCCAAATATTCGTTGGGCAGAACCAGTGTTTAGAATGGTGTCAAATTTGTTAGAAACGTCGGTAAAGTTTTTATCGGATAATTTCTCAGGGGTACTGGGAAACGAGAATTTTCAATCTCTTGGTCGCGAATTAACATGGAACATCAGTCGTTTAGAGGATAATTTCTTGGCGGCTGCGGAACGTTTGCCTCCCGAACAGGCATGCAAAAGTTATTCAAAGTTACATAAAATGTTGGCTTCCGCGCAAGTAGATGAAGctcaagaaaaaattaaatgggGTCCTCTGTTTGTtgactttttgaaaaaaattcagtgCCGCGTGGAAAAGTGCTTAGTCAGGGACGCAGCACGAGCAGCAAGAACCACCACATGGTTAAAAATGGACCTAGAGCTTCGACGTAGAATACAAGAATTGGCATGCCTTGTGATTCTACCTCATGAAACTTCGAAACGTCAATCGAGGCATTCTAACtttgtaaaagtaaataacgttacatgaaacataaataaaatgaaatttatagaatGCTTATGATtataagaaattgattttttttaggaaacaAGACCAGTGTCGAGTCGTTTAACAACGAATCGCAGTTTGGATTTGAAGCGCGTAAAAATGGTTATTTCTGAACATAATGACAGAACTTTAAAACAAATGACGACGGTACAACAAACAAAGAAGGTGATTAACAAACCAAAAAGCGATCCGTTGGAACGTAAAATGCAAGATGATAAGCCGACTACTGCAGATACAAGTAGACCGAAATCGTGGCCCAATAAAATAGAGGTAATCCATGGGTTTATCAACTTTTCCAAtgatcaaaattataaattgcgttAAG
The sequence above is drawn from the Hylaeus volcanicus isolate JK05 chromosome 2, UHH_iyHylVolc1.0_haploid, whole genome shotgun sequence genome and encodes:
- the LOC128885072 gene encoding uncharacterized protein LOC128885072 isoform X3, with the protein product MAGGRSNNKRSGNLDRTCQWLRCHQLYASVVPELPSSETFKRYQKAEKNRIVAKTLSDLQNNILRLLYSNSNCSQEEQLLVAIILNVTRQSRFVNASCVDTISNINKRYANCTTTDCNSTTGTKSARNVREYATVDLSPTLSDMADSGLETGSVSPHENTTSENSSTDFEELQVTGYTSPNDDFDKVRVRRVNNKDQKVVDAERYDSANNYSSTCHIKDLVESGLMECTSNEHSATCSSVDAEQPQLDSSSSSTDNAQKAKLHTDEIFQYENHVLSDPFYESDCGSDENESFEFIDLGNASSVSTDVDKESAKGESTEKQQDEKLRHSSYSQRENAQSENVRLEVSFNIPKQKSSSNASNYYFIDASTLNDEVEVLASSVTNNQCFDGKPQSYTCYSSEYVASSSNDLADDQCYKFTSLKTSNLQTGHERVAEFERELKLTEYLEPLTDTRKIRRTDSTSEDKINVNAETNKESLVVEIKEADSGESAHPSPCPDNNKNINNDRPVISRVTNDNDTIVNVINKTETNDKDTNLVEDTRRPSLIRRNTFELDPNDEKISVLRQEYERRQGNLVFKNAIPQYSGHRVDGDSCFIPPDEPPIPVSTVMNQFNIDVQIPSSTQYHAIPYLSLDSGKYEINQTPPENNNSLQSDSKTGIIYPVMKSASEEVIDYHAELEDASTSCSNSLPVTLNCILEKGNRTDTLKKIKCDENTPIISGGVSTSDYSKPTDSPTVRRKTESTPIVSGGSVIMGEPESRTKPARMASSMTAWVVDMSDCNKTETKSTNNSHVGMSQSFSTSECVKKPVRKTSVHDKQGSLGFFVNLKDMDRKPVTQQQLCTAEKKEQNGSSKSYCEFYVDISSTNAAAKNKKPETEETTHKSEKPIEGGDKKNIFSMFIDLSDSSKSTGSTVQPTHRRSFSTFCDKRVETKLNDTNSSENSTTSRPDQSSSDQKSTKEKVKPVFMYIDSDSPVVRRRTLSSSRPAFKRHSWNVDKTQGVNNNGHVAKEIMFRKEHKRAHSLSVDRGDLKKLQAKQSSSNHSLSDATKSECASQRNSKLLQEGNGAVSNMDTSSEDAFEYDVRDTPPNSHVEVINEELRVSVKEHEYTELKAERTTENLNATDVKAYEDEYSETSAWEKTCTESTEGQTRKSETFDISSGSGPSPDSDNHDYELSELLNGEVPNIDRTQVIPAVGNKISETHKSLNETIKKIESELKSPDYTKPEATYDNHNAKHNATAKKNERTMGLNLKATTSNFVRLSDLDKTPVASHTTDMLTIKEDRTAYRMCNSIPETSWIESKLVMSRTNGSVRPLPRKFPSVMSTSLPSKQKSPLEDLTGEYDGEGIISESDLSSMQSSMGRSGAEGSTEETETSSLAGARPYNRLGEDLLRMFLEEINTDVTIDVAGRRIRAHKCILSSRCQYFAAILSGGWIESAGNVISLQGYSYDAVHFALCHIYSGESNIPDSISIVELATLADMLCLEGLKEVIGYTLKVKYCHLFHKPCQICAVGVLECMPLAAAYGLDEVYRKSLRWITRHFVRIWPCKAFATLPRELMEKCYHQHIVHMSTDNVLQTMMDCDKLLATLPNIRWAEPVFRMVSNLLETSVKFLSDNFSGVLGNENFQSLGRELTWNISRLEDNFLAAAERLPPEQACKSYSKLHKMLASAQVDEAQEKIKWGPLFVDFLKKIQCRVEKCLVRDAARAARTTTWLKMDLELRRRIQELACLVILPHETSKRQSRHSNFVKETRPVSSRLTTNRSLDLKRVKMVISEHNDRTLKQMTTVQQTKKVINKPKSDPLERKMQDDKPTTADTSRPKSWPNKIEVKSRYLEPRNKSVPKEIVQPTHPEKIIVQPRRKIMISSSDSSRTSSPAMKRATEKKTLAKIKLPIKKDVKALSSDSLTEPNATRTNIKKDLLSKSCGITRPESPTFKQKNAEIGLSVDSLAESKNKPTIAKKKTSKMDTSMSTDSLMTEITTTPKSNASNKLSPTLGKTTNKVQVYDKAKKSSPPIQTRSPLTIARRTPRSLESSTAASRSRAAAISAYHGSPSLRRSLLDAAKTPDVPSKSLNNVSCKPTNIRPITQSMINHPTVKKDKKEGVPNQQGSESPSKRSSPKSSGTNRISKTAAVVNKRTTSKTPCDEKVKNKCHNGEVAKQPMVGSRSGTFLKDEPTILKKADIKSSQINT